The Ahaetulla prasina isolate Xishuangbanna chromosome 11, ASM2864084v1, whole genome shotgun sequence genome contains a region encoding:
- the LOC131204966 gene encoding cytochrome c oxidase subunit 7B, mitochondrial, with protein MFPLARRALGLSARGIQHTVTRQAHRKLEPDFHDKYGNLVLLSGVAFGVGTWTYACLHLPLAWNFSPVGRLTPKEWRED; from the exons ATGTTCCCTCTGGCGCGGAGAGCTTTGGGCCTTTCGG CCCGTGGCATTCAACATACGGTGACGAGACAGGCTCACCGCAAACTTGAACCTGATTTCCATGACAAGTATGGCAACCTTGTTCTCCTTTCTGGGGTGGCGTTTGGTGTTGGCACTTGGACCTAT GCTTGCCTTCACCTTCCACTTGCATGGAATTTCTCTCCAGTTGGCCGACTTACTCCAAAAGAATGGAGAGAAGACTAG